From Vanrija pseudolonga chromosome 1, complete sequence, a single genomic window includes:
- the GRC3 gene encoding Polynucleotide 5'-hydroxyl-kinase GRC3, which yields MSALAARRAAQAALSASQPSTPTPQQKVPEPPRNATPQPESPDAGEAFLSSDAESEVSEPAPRTSKRRKVTKEAPKATPKAAARYYAAPAEEEKPKPRKKERRFSFSKPNDDDSSSGSDGEEEEVGGQDEGMVSWSGAPSLHAGPSRLAQQPALDVGRSTFVPREGVNILKVDEEVLKAAGVETPGPGVVVSLGEEDSLVIAGTFTVTPLQQSISLLSATIRPSADTVDSYPVYAPTSHPVPVLTGQQGEDTEVSPPLATLALPRKFQQDASRSISLIQELHSGIEGLHGKIVPGFNNIWLDEKGTWGLRGVHLLTGSFYTPVYPHVTPPSWRKALDSLDTPDVQNQDDDDFAFDSGDNVPVVLVKGPKRSGKSSLAKASLNRLLESFERVAWLESDLGQAEFGCGGVVGLWVIDQPVLGPSFTHPRVPVKAHYLGEVSPQSCPDEYLDAVLQLLQYYKYEVQNPIEGLGSAPVGGKRTDVIPLVVNTQGWVKGLGEELLGAIEAAAEPTRVFAFEQLDDVHAPEGWTTSPVLPTHDLPSAAVTLAIEPAPVSPLHARYTAVDMRALSTIAYMHARLDSGRWDFSAPLLAVPPVQVELGGAALQRAFLIGEGSDAVLPSDLPLALNASLVALVEEDTDGETYVAGRPQPSAEESTFLGLALVRAVRAEPERTLSLQLVTPLGGAHLARASALVRNGALELPACGMLDWRERLSDEGLAGVRWDDVPFLEVGASEAVGGDRRRFRRNIQRKGM from the exons atgtccgcTCTGGCAGCAAGGAGGGCAGCACAGGCTGCCTTGTCAGCATCCCAACCGTCGACGCCAACTCCCCAACAGAAGGTGCCAGAACCACCTCGCAACGCGACCCCGCAGCCCGAAAGCCCAGATGCCGGCGAGGCCTTCCTCTCCTCTGACGCCGAGTCCGAGGTGTCGGAGCCTGCCCCACGGACGAGCAAGCGGAGAAAGGTGACCAAAGAGGCACCAAAGGCGACgcccaaggcggcggcgaggtactATGCCGCTCCggctgaggaggagaagcccaagcccagGAAGAAGGAGCGCCGGTTCTCGTTCAGCAAgccgaacgacgacgacagcagctcGGGaagcgatggcgaggaggaggaggttggggGACAGGACGAGGGCATGGTGTCGTGGTCTGGAGCACCGAGCCTCCATGCTGGGCCGTCGCGCCTCGCTCAACA GCCTgcactcgacgtcggcaggtCGACCTTTGTCCCTCGGGAGGGTGTTAACATCCTGAAGGTTGATGAGGAGGTGCTTAAGGCTGCGGGAGTGGAGACTCCAGGgcctggcgtcgtcgtgagcctcggcgaggaggac AGCCTCGTGATCGCAGGTACCTTCACGGTCACCCCGCTGCAGCAGTCAATATCTCTCTTGTCGGCGACTATCAGGCCATCTGCCGACACTGTTGATTCGTATCCCGTCtacgcgccgacgtcgcacCCTGTGCCGGTGCTCACCGGCCAGCAGGGGGAAGACACCGAGGTCTCACCTCCGCTGGCTACCCTTGCCCTGCCGAGGAAGTTCCAGCAGGACGCGAGCCGCTCCATCTCCCTTATCCAAGAGCTTCACTCTGGGATTGAGGGGCTGCACGGGAAAATCGTCCCGGGATTCAATAACATCTGGCTGGACGAAAAGGGAACGTGGGGACTGAGGGGTGTGCATTTG CTCACGGGGTCGTTCTACACGCCAGTATATCCCCACGTCACTCCGCCTTCATGGAGGAAGGCCCTCGACTCTCTGGACACGCCCGACGTCCAAAaccaggacgacgacgactttgcgTTCGACAGTGGGGACAACGTGCCCGTTGTGCTCGTCAAGGGCCCGAAGAGGAGCGGCAAGTCGTCGTTGGCCAAGGCGTCGCTTAACCGCCTCCTGGAATCAtttgagcgcgtcgcgtgGCTCGAAAGCGATCTGGGACAGGCCGAGTTTGGTTGTGGCGGTGTTGTCGGCCTTTGGGTGATTGACCAGCCTGTCCTTG GCCCATCATTCACACACCCCCGCGTCCCCGTCAAGGCGCACTACCTCGGCGAAGTCAGCCCCCAGTCCTGTCCGgacgagtacctcgacgCGGTGCTCCAACTGCTCCAGTACTACAAGTACGAGGTGCAGAACCCCATCGAGGGGCTGGGCTCGGCCCCAGTGGGCGGGAAGCGCACCGACGTGATCCCGCTTGTGGTCAACACGCAGGGCTGGGTCAaggggctcggcgaggagctgctgggcgcgatagaggcggcggcagaaCCGACGCGCGTGTTTGCgttcgagcagctcgacgacgtgcacGCACCGGAAgggtggacgacgagcccggtGCTGCCGACCCACGACctcccctcggcggcggtcacGCTCGCCATCGAGCCGGCCCCCGTATCGCCTCTGCATGCACGATACACTGCCGTCGACATGCGCGCGCTCAGCACCATCGCGTACATGCACGCGCGGCTCGACAGCGGAAGGTGGGACTTCTCGGCACCCCTGCTCGCCGTACCGCCCGTacaggtcgagctcggcggcgcggcgctgcagcGCGCCTTCCTCATCGGCGAAGGCTCGGACGCCGTGCTGCCCTCCGAcctgccgctggcgctgaACGCAAGCCTCGTCGCActggtggaggaggacaCCGACGGCGAAACGTATGTGGCTGGCCGTCCGCAGCCGTCCGCCGAGGAGTCTaccttcctcggcctggcgctcgtgcgcgccgtgcgtgCCGAGCCAGAACGCACGCTCAGCCTGCAGCTCGTCaccccgctcggcggcgcccacctcgcgcgcgcgtccgccCTCGTGCGTAACGGTGCGCTCGAGCTACCCGCCTGCGGCATGCtcgactggcgcgagcgcctgagcgacgagggcctcgcTGGCGTGCGGTGGGACGACGTGCCgttcctcgaggtcggcgcgtCCGAGGCTGTGGGCGGCGACAGGCGCCGCTTCAGGAGGAACATCCAGCGCAAGGGCATGTAG